One region of Poecile atricapillus isolate bPoeAtr1 chromosome 8, bPoeAtr1.hap1, whole genome shotgun sequence genomic DNA includes:
- the ESPNL gene encoding espin-like protein isoform X2 — MVRRLRARLGDEDPAGGQDAASWSFSHSHQAVLGPFGELLTEADLHQLERAVESLRLRRRGEVYQNELRRLVRELRALLPAPLLSISVRSPPPAPGLPLPLWCGRLAGAVNSLAALLGNAEGLRAPCAAIAAPAAIPALPAAAGHPREPGGSLAQREIRQCGVCVRSLRGAFEPAWGAAGSAPAGAGEAEAASDSGISCEEAFSDGGGGFPPKGKGLGPEWGSLRKERIVMLFLSHWKRSAYAPLRPAAGEPREPAGSGARAAARLARQRAAIQRLLNGWRDAASRRPPPPPPARTLLSPEQFVSAAGGGPAAYESLSLELFMLGYFRILEQDLSPEERRGRHLLCFEVFEQLGRHGWRAVRAFHRAVIDEIAAGRRGWSDGFEDIKARFFGSSRSPAQPPGQPGEEGDEICRYIDRSFAFWKEKEAEIFSLEE; from the exons ATGGTGCGGCGGCTGCGGGCCAGACTGGGGGACGAGGACCCGGCGGGAGGGCAG GATGCAGCCTCCTGGAGCTTCTCGCACTCCCACCAAGCCGTGCTGGGCCCGTTCGGGGAGCTGCTGACCGAGGCGGACCTGCATCAGTTGGAGAGGGCAGTGGAGAGCCTGCGGCTGCGGCGGCGTGGCGAGGTGTACCAGAACGAGCTGCGGCGCCTGGTGCGGGAGCTACGCGCCCTCTTGCCCGCCCCGCTGCTCAGCATCTCCGTCCGCAGCCCCCCGCCTGCTCCGGGGCTGCCGCTGCCCCTCTGGTGCGGCCGCCTGGCCGGCGCCGTCAATAGCCTGGCCGCGCTGCTGGGCAACGCCGAGGGGCTGCGGGCTCCCTGCGCTGCCATCGCCGCGCCCGCCGCTATCCCGGCtctccccgccgccgccggaCATCCCCGGGAGCCGGGGGGCAGCCTGGCGCAGAGGGAGATCCGGCAGTGCGGGGTCTGCGTCCGCAGCCTGCGCGGCGCCTTCGAGCCCGCCTggggggcggcggggagcgCCCCGGCCGGGGCCGGCGAGGCGGAGGCCGCCAGCGACTCGGGCATCAGCTGCGAGGAGGCGTTTTCcgacggcggcggcggcttcCCGCCgaaggggaaggggctggggccGGAGTGGGGCAGCTTGAGGAAGGAACGGATCGTGATGCTCTTCCTGAGCCACTGGAAACGCTCCGCTTACGCGCCCCTACGGCCCGCCGCCGGGGAGCCTCGGGAgccggcggggagcggggcccgGGCGGCCGCACGCCTGGCGCGGCAGAGAGCGGCCATCCAGCGGCTCCTGAACGGCTGGAGAGATgccgcctcccgccgccccccgccgccgccccccgcccgcacCCTGCTCTCCCCGGAGCAGTTCGTGtcggcggcggggggcggcccGGCCGCGTACGAGAGCCTGTCGCTGGAGCTATTCATGCTGGGCTATTTCCGCATCTTGGAGCAGGACCTGTCCCCCGAGGAGCGCCGAGGCCGCCACCTGCTCTGTTTCGAGGTGTTTGAGCAGCTGGGCCGGCACGGCTGGCGGGCGGTGCGGGCCTTCCACCGCGCCGTCATCGACGAGATCGCGGCCGGGCGGCGCGGCTGGAGCGACGGCTTCGAGGACATCAAGGCCCGGTTCTTCGGGAGCTCGCGCAGCCCGGCCCAGCCGCCGGGACAGCCCGGGGAGGAGGGGGACGAGATTTGTCGCTACATCGATCGCAGCTTCGCCTtttggaaggagaaggaggcCGAGatcttcagcctggaggagtGA
- the KLHL30 gene encoding kelch-like protein 30 isoform X3, with amino-acid sequence MVRNMDDFDFCLPSHAQGVLEGLQQFRTNPKLADVTLVAGGREFPCHRGILALCSHYFYAMFSGDFAESIAARVELKEVDPSALEMLLDFAYTGKVTINQGNVEGLMRTSSQLHFPAIQKVCSRYLRQQMDATNCLGICEFGESHGCPEVSSKAWSFLQENFEAVSLQEEFLQLSKERLAVYLSNDQLQVQEERSLVEAVLRWVRHDPGTRAQFLPELLELTHLVSLPDQYLQNLLATEPLVRDSDASKGLIARSRTMGQSGTGALKNPPSPPQKLEEVLVVVGGRVLEDGEDEERGLEMPSATRNFAFYNPKSRQWMALPDFPDYNKWGFSLVALNNDVYVTGGSRGSQNDTWSTTQAWCFCPRDGVWKPIASMLRARTNHTSAVLNGEIYVIGGTTVDVVEVERYDPYNKSWCAISPALKYVSNFAAASCLGKLYLVGSCAVKYNALTLQCYNPVQATGSCIESQGWDALLMTAPCRSVECDHISLHPQVPVSPTLCHPAWAHLPHRG; translated from the exons ATGGTGAGGAACATGGACGACTTTGATTTCTGCCTGCCTTCGCACGCCCAGGGCgtgctggaggggctgcagcagtTCCGCACCAACCCCAAACTGGCCGACGTGACGCTGGTGGCGGGCGGGCGGGAGTTTCCCTGCCACCGAGGCATCCTGGCCCTCTGCAGCCACTACTTCTATGCCATGTTCTCCGGTGACTTTGCTGAGAGCATCGCAGCACGGGTGGAGCTAAAGGAAGTCGACCCCAGTGCCCTGGAGATGCTGCTTGATTTTGCCTACACGGGGAAGGTCACCATCAACCAGGGCAACGTGGAGGGGCTGATGCGAACCTCCAGCCAGCTCCACTTCCCTGCTATCCAGAAGGTCTGCAGCCGCTACCTCCGGCAGCAGATGGATGCCACCAACTGCCTAGGTATCTGTGAGTTTGGTGAGAGCCACGGCTGCCCTGAGGTCTCCTCCAAGGCCTGGTCTTTCTTGCAGGAGAACTTTGAAGCCGTCTCTCTTCAGGAGGAGTTCCTCCAGCTCTCCAAGGAGAGGTTAGCTGTCTACCTCTCCAATGACCAGCTGCAGGTGCAGGAGGAGCGGAGCCTGGTTGAGGCTGTCCTGCGCTGGGTGCGCCACGACCCAGGAACCCGAGCCCAGTTCCTGccggagctgctggagctgaccCACCTTGTCTCGCTGCCTGACCAGTACCTGCAGAACCTCCTTGCCACTGAGCCTCTTGTTCGTGACTCAGATGCCAGCAAGGGCCTCATCGCCCGATCCCGCACCATG GGGCAGAGTGGCACCGGTGCCTTGAAGAACCCCCCAAGCCCACCACAGAAGCTAGAAGAGGTGCTGGTGGTGGTTGGTGGCCGTGTGCTGGAGgatggtgaggatgaggagagggGGCTGGAAATGCCATCTGCCACCAGGAACTTTGCCTTCTACAACCCCAAAAGCA GGCAATGGATGGCTCTGCCTGACTTCCCTGACTACAACAAATGGGGCTTTTCCCTGGTGGCTCTGAACAACGATGTGTACGTCACAG GTGGCTCCCGAGGGTCCCAGAATGACACGTGGTCAACAACGCAGGCCTGGTGCTTCTGCCCCAGGGATGGTGTCTGGAAACCCATCGCTTCCATGCTGAGAGCCCGGACAAACCACACCAGCGCCGTCCTCAATGGTGAGATCTACGTCATCGGGG GGACAACAGTGGATGTGGTGGAGGTGGAGCGCTACGACCCGTACAACAAGAGCTGGTGTGCCATCAGCCCAGCCCTCAAGTACGTGAGCAATTTTGCAGCTGCCAGCTGCTTGGGCAAGCTCTACCTGGTGGGCTCCTGCGCCGTCAAGTACAACGCACTCACTCTGCAGTGCTACAACCCTGTTCAAG CAACTGGCAGCTGCATCGAGAGCCAAGGGTGGGATGCACTGCTAATGACCGCTCCTTGCAGATCTGTGGAGTGTGATCACATCTCCCTTCATCCCCAAGTACCTGTCAGCCCCACGCTGTGCCACCCTGCGTGGGCTCATCTACCTCATCGGGGATAA
- the ESPNL gene encoding espin-like protein isoform X1, which yields MTLSAQDGAPGPAGTPGPDPAEADAESLVPTHDERGRLIPEWKRQVMVRRLRARLGDEDPAGGQDAASWSFSHSHQAVLGPFGELLTEADLHQLERAVESLRLRRRGEVYQNELRRLVRELRALLPAPLLSISVRSPPPAPGLPLPLWCGRLAGAVNSLAALLGNAEGLRAPCAAIAAPAAIPALPAAAGHPREPGGSLAQREIRQCGVCVRSLRGAFEPAWGAAGSAPAGAGEAEAASDSGISCEEAFSDGGGGFPPKGKGLGPEWGSLRKERIVMLFLSHWKRSAYAPLRPAAGEPREPAGSGARAAARLARQRAAIQRLLNGWRDAASRRPPPPPPARTLLSPEQFVSAAGGGPAAYESLSLELFMLGYFRILEQDLSPEERRGRHLLCFEVFEQLGRHGWRAVRAFHRAVIDEIAAGRRGWSDGFEDIKARFFGSSRSPAQPPGQPGEEGDEICRYIDRSFAFWKEKEAEIFSLEE from the exons ATGACTCTGTCCGCACAGGACGGGGCGCCTGGGCCGGCCGGGACTCCCGGGCCGGACCCCGCGGAGGCAGACGCGGAATCCCTGGTACCCACACACGATGAGCGGGGCCGCCTCATCCCCGAGTGGAAGCGGCAAGTGATGGTGCGGCGGCTGCGGGCCAGACTGGGGGACGAGGACCCGGCGGGAGGGCAG GATGCAGCCTCCTGGAGCTTCTCGCACTCCCACCAAGCCGTGCTGGGCCCGTTCGGGGAGCTGCTGACCGAGGCGGACCTGCATCAGTTGGAGAGGGCAGTGGAGAGCCTGCGGCTGCGGCGGCGTGGCGAGGTGTACCAGAACGAGCTGCGGCGCCTGGTGCGGGAGCTACGCGCCCTCTTGCCCGCCCCGCTGCTCAGCATCTCCGTCCGCAGCCCCCCGCCTGCTCCGGGGCTGCCGCTGCCCCTCTGGTGCGGCCGCCTGGCCGGCGCCGTCAATAGCCTGGCCGCGCTGCTGGGCAACGCCGAGGGGCTGCGGGCTCCCTGCGCTGCCATCGCCGCGCCCGCCGCTATCCCGGCtctccccgccgccgccggaCATCCCCGGGAGCCGGGGGGCAGCCTGGCGCAGAGGGAGATCCGGCAGTGCGGGGTCTGCGTCCGCAGCCTGCGCGGCGCCTTCGAGCCCGCCTggggggcggcggggagcgCCCCGGCCGGGGCCGGCGAGGCGGAGGCCGCCAGCGACTCGGGCATCAGCTGCGAGGAGGCGTTTTCcgacggcggcggcggcttcCCGCCgaaggggaaggggctggggccGGAGTGGGGCAGCTTGAGGAAGGAACGGATCGTGATGCTCTTCCTGAGCCACTGGAAACGCTCCGCTTACGCGCCCCTACGGCCCGCCGCCGGGGAGCCTCGGGAgccggcggggagcggggcccgGGCGGCCGCACGCCTGGCGCGGCAGAGAGCGGCCATCCAGCGGCTCCTGAACGGCTGGAGAGATgccgcctcccgccgccccccgccgccgccccccgcccgcacCCTGCTCTCCCCGGAGCAGTTCGTGtcggcggcggggggcggcccGGCCGCGTACGAGAGCCTGTCGCTGGAGCTATTCATGCTGGGCTATTTCCGCATCTTGGAGCAGGACCTGTCCCCCGAGGAGCGCCGAGGCCGCCACCTGCTCTGTTTCGAGGTGTTTGAGCAGCTGGGCCGGCACGGCTGGCGGGCGGTGCGGGCCTTCCACCGCGCCGTCATCGACGAGATCGCGGCCGGGCGGCGCGGCTGGAGCGACGGCTTCGAGGACATCAAGGCCCGGTTCTTCGGGAGCTCGCGCAGCCCGGCCCAGCCGCCGGGACAGCCCGGGGAGGAGGGGGACGAGATTTGTCGCTACATCGATCGCAGCTTCGCCTtttggaaggagaaggaggcCGAGatcttcagcctggaggagtGA
- the ERFE gene encoding erythroferrone yields MRLPELCLALLCAAGTGTEPPPAARERPLAPGAAAGRAGPGAAPVDPRQAWMLLAGSPGPGSGGRGRGRSAARTAPAGAGSPGKPTPAAPASPRMAEELLRELQLLLRGQGKAGLGSRAGESEGSLPKVTLRWGLGSGMAKLCRTAGEGRKEEESSKGNLRAGVQHRVEAAFHCQTREDITVGHKMWQELGLFYILKRERMFHRGPGLNLTSGQYTAPIAGYYAFTSTLHIAHREPQRKGQGCRGSRLRVLICVQSRCQHNSNLETVSQLGNSGDLFTISVMGTLYLQAGQYASVFVDNSAGFPLTVQSGSDFSAVLLGV; encoded by the exons ATGCGGCTGCCGGAGCTGTGCCTGGCGCTCCTCTGCGCCGCCGGCACGGGCACCGAGCCCCCGCCAGCAGCCCGGGAGCGGCCGCTGGCCCCGGGAGCAGCCGCGGGCCGTGCGGGGCCCGGAGCTGCCCCCGTGGATCCCCGGCAGGCGTGGATGCTGCTGGCCGGGAGCCCCGGGCCGGGgagcggcgggcggggccgcggccggaGCGCGGCTCGCACGGCCCCAGCGGGCGCCGGCTCTCCGGGAAAACCAACCCCGGCTGCCCCGGCCTCCCCCAGGATGGcggaggagctgctgagggagctgcagctcctgctcagag GACAAGGGAAAGcggggctgggcagcagagctggggaaagtGAAGGTTCCCTTCCTAAGGTCACACTccggtggggtttggggtcaggcaTGGCAAAGCTGTGCAGGACAGCTGGGGAAGGGCGTaaggaggaggaaagcagcAAAGGCAACCTCCGGGCCGGAGTCCAGCACCGTGTGGAAGCAGCCTTCCATTGCCAAACGCGTGAAGACATCACTGTGGGGCACAAGatgtggcaggagctggggttgttctACATTTTAA AGAGGGAGAGGATGTTCCACCGTGGCCCGGGGCTGAACCTGACCAGCGGGCAGTACACGGCCCCGATTGCAGGGTACTACGCCTTCACCAGCACGCTGCACATTG CACACAGGGAGCCGCAGAGGAAGGGCCAGGGATGCCGAGGGAGCCGCCTGCGGGTGCTGATCTGTGTGCAGTCCCGCTGCCAGCACAACAG CAATCTGGAGACCGTATCTCAGCTGGGGAACAGCGGGGACCTTTTCACCATCTCTGTCATGGGCACCCTTTACCTGCAG gctgggcagtaTGCCTCTGTTTTCGTGGACAACTCGGCAGGCTTTCCCCTCACAGTCCAAAGTGGCTCCGATTTCAGTGCTGTTCTGCTGGGAGTGTGA
- the KLHL30 gene encoding kelch-like protein 30 isoform X1 codes for MVRNMDDFDFCLPSHAQGVLEGLQQFRTNPKLADVTLVAGGREFPCHRGILALCSHYFYAMFSGDFAESIAARVELKEVDPSALEMLLDFAYTGKVTINQGNVEGLMRTSSQLHFPAIQKVCSRYLRQQMDATNCLGICEFGESHGCPEVSSKAWSFLQENFEAVSLQEEFLQLSKERLAVYLSNDQLQVQEERSLVEAVLRWVRHDPGTRAQFLPELLELTHLVSLPDQYLQNLLATEPLVRDSDASKGLIARSRTMGQSGTGALKNPPSPPQKLEEVLVVVGGRVLEDGEDEERGLEMPSATRNFAFYNPKSRQWMALPDFPDYNKWGFSLVALNNDVYVTGGSRGSQNDTWSTTQAWCFCPRDGVWKPIASMLRARTNHTSAVLNGEIYVIGGTTVDVVEVERYDPYNKSWCAISPALKYVSNFAAASCLGKLYLVGSCAVKYNALTLQCYNPVQDLWSVITSPFIPKYLSAPRCATLRGLIYLIGDNTKKVYVYNPEANIWQKVQLLHTLHENGGMVAVGDRLFVTGGHWKGMDGDYRVEMEVYDCTKDLWTCEGSLPCLWLFHSSSSIFMDTSKWTEPFQGDRGW; via the exons ATGGTGAGGAACATGGACGACTTTGATTTCTGCCTGCCTTCGCACGCCCAGGGCgtgctggaggggctgcagcagtTCCGCACCAACCCCAAACTGGCCGACGTGACGCTGGTGGCGGGCGGGCGGGAGTTTCCCTGCCACCGAGGCATCCTGGCCCTCTGCAGCCACTACTTCTATGCCATGTTCTCCGGTGACTTTGCTGAGAGCATCGCAGCACGGGTGGAGCTAAAGGAAGTCGACCCCAGTGCCCTGGAGATGCTGCTTGATTTTGCCTACACGGGGAAGGTCACCATCAACCAGGGCAACGTGGAGGGGCTGATGCGAACCTCCAGCCAGCTCCACTTCCCTGCTATCCAGAAGGTCTGCAGCCGCTACCTCCGGCAGCAGATGGATGCCACCAACTGCCTAGGTATCTGTGAGTTTGGTGAGAGCCACGGCTGCCCTGAGGTCTCCTCCAAGGCCTGGTCTTTCTTGCAGGAGAACTTTGAAGCCGTCTCTCTTCAGGAGGAGTTCCTCCAGCTCTCCAAGGAGAGGTTAGCTGTCTACCTCTCCAATGACCAGCTGCAGGTGCAGGAGGAGCGGAGCCTGGTTGAGGCTGTCCTGCGCTGGGTGCGCCACGACCCAGGAACCCGAGCCCAGTTCCTGccggagctgctggagctgaccCACCTTGTCTCGCTGCCTGACCAGTACCTGCAGAACCTCCTTGCCACTGAGCCTCTTGTTCGTGACTCAGATGCCAGCAAGGGCCTCATCGCCCGATCCCGCACCATG GGGCAGAGTGGCACCGGTGCCTTGAAGAACCCCCCAAGCCCACCACAGAAGCTAGAAGAGGTGCTGGTGGTGGTTGGTGGCCGTGTGCTGGAGgatggtgaggatgaggagagggGGCTGGAAATGCCATCTGCCACCAGGAACTTTGCCTTCTACAACCCCAAAAGCA GGCAATGGATGGCTCTGCCTGACTTCCCTGACTACAACAAATGGGGCTTTTCCCTGGTGGCTCTGAACAACGATGTGTACGTCACAG GTGGCTCCCGAGGGTCCCAGAATGACACGTGGTCAACAACGCAGGCCTGGTGCTTCTGCCCCAGGGATGGTGTCTGGAAACCCATCGCTTCCATGCTGAGAGCCCGGACAAACCACACCAGCGCCGTCCTCAATGGTGAGATCTACGTCATCGGGG GGACAACAGTGGATGTGGTGGAGGTGGAGCGCTACGACCCGTACAACAAGAGCTGGTGTGCCATCAGCCCAGCCCTCAAGTACGTGAGCAATTTTGCAGCTGCCAGCTGCTTGGGCAAGCTCTACCTGGTGGGCTCCTGCGCCGTCAAGTACAACGCACTCACTCTGCAGTGCTACAACCCTGTTCAAG ATCTGTGGAGTGTGATCACATCTCCCTTCATCCCCAAGTACCTGTCAGCCCCACGCTGTGCCACCCTGCGTGGGCTCATCTACCTCATCGGGGATAACACCAAGAAGGTCTATGTGTACAACCCAGAGGCCAACATCTGGCAGAAG GTGCAGCTCCTACACACACTTCATGAGAACGGTGGGATGGTGGCGGTGGGTGACCGGCTCTTCGTCACCGGTGGCCACTGGAAGGGCATGGATGGAGACTACCGGGTAGAAATGGAGGTGTATGACTGCACCAAGGACCTCTGGACGTGCGAGGGCTCCCTGCCCTGTCTCTGGCTCTTCCACAGCTCCTCCTCCATCTTCATGGACACCTCCAAGTGGACAGAACCTTTCCAGGGTGACCGTGGGTGGTAG
- the KLHL30 gene encoding kelch-like protein 30 isoform X2, with protein sequence MVRNMDDFDFCLPSHAQGVLEGLQQFRTNPKLADVTLVAGGREFPCHRGILALCSHYFYAMFSGDFAESIAARVELKEVDPSALEMLLDFAYTGKVTINQGNVEGLMRTSSQLHFPAIQKENFEAVSLQEEFLQLSKERLAVYLSNDQLQVQEERSLVEAVLRWVRHDPGTRAQFLPELLELTHLVSLPDQYLQNLLATEPLVRDSDASKGLIARSRTMGQSGTGALKNPPSPPQKLEEVLVVVGGRVLEDGEDEERGLEMPSATRNFAFYNPKSRQWMALPDFPDYNKWGFSLVALNNDVYVTGGSRGSQNDTWSTTQAWCFCPRDGVWKPIASMLRARTNHTSAVLNGEIYVIGGTTVDVVEVERYDPYNKSWCAISPALKYVSNFAAASCLGKLYLVGSCAVKYNALTLQCYNPVQDLWSVITSPFIPKYLSAPRCATLRGLIYLIGDNTKKVYVYNPEANIWQKVQLLHTLHENGGMVAVGDRLFVTGGHWKGMDGDYRVEMEVYDCTKDLWTCEGSLPCLWLFHSSSSIFMDTSKWTEPFQGDRGW encoded by the exons ATGGTGAGGAACATGGACGACTTTGATTTCTGCCTGCCTTCGCACGCCCAGGGCgtgctggaggggctgcagcagtTCCGCACCAACCCCAAACTGGCCGACGTGACGCTGGTGGCGGGCGGGCGGGAGTTTCCCTGCCACCGAGGCATCCTGGCCCTCTGCAGCCACTACTTCTATGCCATGTTCTCCGGTGACTTTGCTGAGAGCATCGCAGCACGGGTGGAGCTAAAGGAAGTCGACCCCAGTGCCCTGGAGATGCTGCTTGATTTTGCCTACACGGGGAAGGTCACCATCAACCAGGGCAACGTGGAGGGGCTGATGCGAACCTCCAGCCAGCTCCACTTCCCTGCTATCCAGAAG GAGAACTTTGAAGCCGTCTCTCTTCAGGAGGAGTTCCTCCAGCTCTCCAAGGAGAGGTTAGCTGTCTACCTCTCCAATGACCAGCTGCAGGTGCAGGAGGAGCGGAGCCTGGTTGAGGCTGTCCTGCGCTGGGTGCGCCACGACCCAGGAACCCGAGCCCAGTTCCTGccggagctgctggagctgaccCACCTTGTCTCGCTGCCTGACCAGTACCTGCAGAACCTCCTTGCCACTGAGCCTCTTGTTCGTGACTCAGATGCCAGCAAGGGCCTCATCGCCCGATCCCGCACCATG GGGCAGAGTGGCACCGGTGCCTTGAAGAACCCCCCAAGCCCACCACAGAAGCTAGAAGAGGTGCTGGTGGTGGTTGGTGGCCGTGTGCTGGAGgatggtgaggatgaggagagggGGCTGGAAATGCCATCTGCCACCAGGAACTTTGCCTTCTACAACCCCAAAAGCA GGCAATGGATGGCTCTGCCTGACTTCCCTGACTACAACAAATGGGGCTTTTCCCTGGTGGCTCTGAACAACGATGTGTACGTCACAG GTGGCTCCCGAGGGTCCCAGAATGACACGTGGTCAACAACGCAGGCCTGGTGCTTCTGCCCCAGGGATGGTGTCTGGAAACCCATCGCTTCCATGCTGAGAGCCCGGACAAACCACACCAGCGCCGTCCTCAATGGTGAGATCTACGTCATCGGGG GGACAACAGTGGATGTGGTGGAGGTGGAGCGCTACGACCCGTACAACAAGAGCTGGTGTGCCATCAGCCCAGCCCTCAAGTACGTGAGCAATTTTGCAGCTGCCAGCTGCTTGGGCAAGCTCTACCTGGTGGGCTCCTGCGCCGTCAAGTACAACGCACTCACTCTGCAGTGCTACAACCCTGTTCAAG ATCTGTGGAGTGTGATCACATCTCCCTTCATCCCCAAGTACCTGTCAGCCCCACGCTGTGCCACCCTGCGTGGGCTCATCTACCTCATCGGGGATAACACCAAGAAGGTCTATGTGTACAACCCAGAGGCCAACATCTGGCAGAAG GTGCAGCTCCTACACACACTTCATGAGAACGGTGGGATGGTGGCGGTGGGTGACCGGCTCTTCGTCACCGGTGGCCACTGGAAGGGCATGGATGGAGACTACCGGGTAGAAATGGAGGTGTATGACTGCACCAAGGACCTCTGGACGTGCGAGGGCTCCCTGCCCTGTCTCTGGCTCTTCCACAGCTCCTCCTCCATCTTCATGGACACCTCCAAGTGGACAGAACCTTTCCAGGGTGACCGTGGGTGGTAG